CGCGCGAGCGCCCCGGCACAAAACGGGTCCCTCTGTGCTCTTTCTACGTTCTAGGCAACTGACGTCATTGCGTTCGTCcagcacacacaccacacgctcgcccgcccgcccgctgctgcagcacaaCGGGAACAGGGCGTGTGGATTTtggccagcccagccagccggcaaACGACCGGGCAAATGCACCAGCTGGGGTTGGCACCACCTGAGCTCCCGTCCGGCCTCTGCCCACCTGACGTGACGACACACGAGCTCTGCCTTTTTCCTCTCCCCCATCCACATCCACCacgcatccatccatcttcTCTACCCTCTCACACACCATCGTCTCGCCATTGCACATACGTCGTCTCGCGGGCACGCATAATCACTCCCCCTTTTCTTCACATATACCTTCCTACGCAAACAAACCCCAACATCCATCCCCTCGCATACATACCCTCGAAGCCAGTACGTTTGACACCCTCCCAGCCATCTTGTATGCCTTCACCGCGCGCTGACGTCGTGAGCAGTGTCGTACGCAGACGTAGCCGCCAGCGGGCCTAAGCAATCCCCCTCCGAGGTAAGGACATGTCACCTCGTGACCACCAGCGATAGCTACTGTCCTCACGGGTGTCGCGCGCATttgtgcgcgcgcgtcgtaCACATGACATGGCGGCTcttcccccctttctctcctCTCCGTTCGTCCTGATTTGAAACTCTTCCCACTCGCTCACGCGcgccccaggccgccgccccggcaccCCCCGAGATCATCGCCAACGAgtccgcgtcgacggcctcgctcatcgacgtcgacgcccctAGCGTGCACACCGTGCCGTCCGACTTCCTCGAGCAGGACGTGCAGACGGAGACGcaggccgcgcgccgcgagcgcgaggacgccgccgccgaggccaaggccaaggccgatAAGGcacgccgcgacgccgccgagaaggcccgccgcgcggaCAGCTGGCTCACGGCGCAGTTCGCCAAGCTATccgacggcagcgccggcgccctcgccctcgcaaacgtcgccgccgtcgtcggcctcagCTCCTACCTCGGGTACCGCGCCTGGGGCCTCTACGAAAAGGGCCGCCTCGACTGGAAgacggccggcgtcggcgtcggcatcctcgcTGCCGTGGGCGCCATCGAGTCCGTCTTTGGCGGCTACCTGTACAAGGGCCGGAAGAAGGGTGGCTCCTCTTGAGGGAAAGGGGAACTCTGACGGTTCTTTGATGCTGGAGTTGCTGCGTGTGGGCTCTATTTCGGCGTCGGGTCGGCCATGGGTCTGGTGTTGTAAACGACTTGTCTCTGCTCTTGTGTATCAATGTTAATACCGCTTCAATCATCCTCACTTGTGCCGGTTACGGTGAGCACCGTGCTTGCAAATGCTTTGCGTCAGTTGCCGTCATTTGATCTGCCCATGACATGGATCGATTTATTTAGAGTGGTTTGAGCCTTCTATTTTGTAGCCTCTTTATATACGCTTGCCGTCTCATACAGCGTTGATGATACAGACATGCGTGTATGGCATGCCGTGTAGTACATGGCACAGCTCGTTCGAGCGTGCTCCGATATGTCGTCTCGGCCTATCCGGCTTCTATTCCTTCTTCTGGCCCTCAGGCTGTGCCTCCTTGGAGGCCTGTTCCTCGTGCTTCTTCTCAACAACATCGTTGGCGGCTCGCGCGTCCTCCCATACTggcgccgcatcgtcgacggccgtcaCTGCAGGCACGTGCTGCGTGTCGGATTCGGGTACCTTGGTGGCAGGCTCGGGGTGTGCGTCTCggacggccgccgcatcgccttctgtcggcgccgcgctgctgccggcctcctcgtccgcagGGTCGTCGGTCAGCTCGGAGCCGTAGACCTCGGGATACTTTCGAAAGCATTCTTGCATGCCCCTGTCGAGTCAGTCAGCATAAGTCACTCCCCTGCGTACCATCTCATCCGCGGCCAACGTACTGGAACTTCTCAATACAATCCATGCCCTTGGGCTCCTCGTTCGAGTAGACAAAGCAGCTAAAGGCCGTCTTGAACTCCTCGCCGCAGGGCCCATGagccatgccgccgaggcatGGGCAGTCCCAGTTGatctcgcccgtctccggATTGAAAGCCCCTTCTTgcccggcctcctcctctagggcagcagggccgcctTCGAGGGCTGCAGTGCTTTGCGCGTCTTCGGAGTCAGGCTGCTTCTGCGGTTCGGTCGAGGCTTTCTCAGGCGTCGTCTgcgtcgcgggcggtgcggcgtTCTCAGCCTTGACCTTGACTTGTTTCCGCTTCTCCTCGatcacggcgtcgacggtcgGCAGGTCGGACTCGGCAAACGCGGAAGGGGCGGGCACTGTTCTTTGCACTGCTTTCGGAATTAGCTGGTAATAATTTCTCTCCGTGAACGCGGAGCTCATCCGTACCGGTAGCCTCATCCGCAAAGACAGAACTGGTGTTGTAATAGTACACGGCACCGACGGCAAGACCCCATCGCAGCGCAGAGCTcttccagctcctcggctTATCGGCAgcagacgccgtcgaggcgaaTCGTCGGGGGGCCACGCGCCCGGTAGCCCTGGACATGCCGCCCAGGGCCTGGCGGGAAGCCGACCGCACAGCCGCGCGATACATTATGCGCACCAAATGTGAAGATTGCTGAAGCAAGGAaaagggtggtggtgagaaAGGAATGATCGCGTTCGGATCATCCCCAAGGTCACCAAAAAAAGATCGAACACCGGCGCGGATTGGTCAGCCACTGGACGGGTCCTggcgtcaccaccacacccGCGCTGAGCCACAGCGCCGTGGAACAACTGCCTGCGAGTGCAAGGGCGGTAGATCCGACAATTAGCCGCGGTAGGGGCCCCTTTGCATGCCATCCTTGCCATTCTTCCAGGGTAGGCAGAAAAAGCAACTCAAGGTGTCACTGATCGTGGCCTGCAGCTGAGACCATCCACGCCAAACGAGCTGatcactcactcacacgaCACGACAAATCAGCCGAACCGTGCAGAGCCTCGCAGCCGTTCAGCCCGAGTGAAATGCCACGTGTTTGACGTTGCCACAAGCCCCTCTCCGCGTGCATTGACCATCATAGCGGGAAAGCCGTGGCACCCGCGCGTCTCTTCCGTGTGGACTTTTTGGAGAGTTTGGTTCACCTGGCAATCGGATGAATGGTCGGCGGTGATCAGTGGCTCGCCATTCACTAACCCTGGCCTGCACTCATCTCCGTGACAATTTAGACAACTTCACGCGCTCGATAGCCCTGTGATTGATTCCTGTTTTCTGCTTGGATATTAAGTCATCTCTCACCATGGCCGCAGAGGCGTTCGAGTGGCATCCTGCCAagcttctcctcgaccaCGACAGCACCTCTGAGTTCGCCCTCCTCGTGCTGAACCAGCCCCTCAAGAACAGCGCCAGTCTCCGCAAACTGTGGAAGAACGGTTcgtgtcggcggcagcatgcGCCTCACCAGCTGATACTGACGCGCTCCCAGCCTCCCtccgggtcgccgccgacggcggtgccaACCGCCTCCATGAACTGTCCTCGTTCCAAGGCAAATTCGTATGTCGTGGCTCATTCCATTGCCCTGCTCTGCCGTCTTTCTGACACATCACGCAGTCCAACCTTCAGGCCATCATCGGTGACCTCGACTCGCTCTCGCCTTCGGTTAGAGACTTTTACTCCTCACAGCCCACACCGGCCGAAGTCGTCCACATCACCGACCAGGAATCCACCGACTTCGCCAAGGCCGTGGCCTGGATTCGGAAGGCACGATCAGACAATCTCGATATTGTCGCCCTCGGTGGTATTGGCGGACGCGTCGACCAAGGTGTCAGCCAGCTGCATCATCTCTACCTGCTCCAGCCGGGTCCGGATTACGCTCTTGGCCGGCTCTTCCTCCTGTCTGGGTCGAGCCTCACATTCCTCCTAAAAGCCGGGAAGCATCTCATCCGCGTCagggaggacggcgaggatgtgGCCTTTGGAAAGCACGTCGGGATCTTGCCGCTCCAAGGGCCCTGCGCCATCTCCACCCAAGGCCTGGAGTGGGACGTGACCGACTGGGAAACGCAAGTCGGAGGAAAGCTAAGCACGAGTAATCATATCCTCCCTGACACTAAGTGCGTCGAGGTGCAGACGTCGAAGGACGTGCTCTTCACAATAGCGCTGCGACAAATCGAAGGCGAGGACGTGGGATAGGCCCGTGACGCGTGTGTTCAAATTGGAGCGTCAAATGCCAGCAGATATCGAACAGTTATGAAGAGATAGCCAGAAACGCCGCGCTTGAAATGGACATCTCGTGCCGTGACGACGTAGCTCCCtacagcagcggcaggcagcgCTCGCCGGTCGGTTTCACCGCAGGTAGTGGAGGACCAACCAGCAGAACAGGAAGAAGATGATAGCGCCAGCAAAAAAGATCCACTTGTCTTCTCGCGCACGCCGCTCGACCATGCGAATTGTGTCGCCGCTGACGCCAAGCGTGTTGGCGACACTGTACAGCCGCTTCTGCGTGTTTTTGAGCATCTCGCGCTGGTCACCCAGGTCGCCCAGGACCGCTTGTCCCCGGGCAATATAGTCATCGAGCGCGCTGTGCGTGTTGGCGAAGAAGTTTTGCTCGCGTAGCgcgtgcgcctcgcgcaTTTCGTCGGCAGAGCCTGTTGTGAGGTGGCCACTCCCATACGCGTTGCTCCGCGGCTGAAAGGCCGAGTTGGTCGTTGTGGTCGTGGCATTGGCATAGGGGTTTTCGGGGGTAGCATTATACGGCCGCCTCCCCAGGAGCTCGGTCCTATTGTTTTGGTGCTGTGCATCCtccctcgccttcttcaaCCCGTCGATCTGGGCGCGAAAGTCGGAGAGGTCGTCGCGGAAGCGTTTGACGCGCTCGAAGGCTTCTTCCTGCTTCTTGACTACGATTTCTTGCCGTGCCAGATGATTATACTCGTCGAGGGTCTTGGTGAAGGAAGCCAGTGAAGCAGACACGTTGCCGATCTCGGCGGGTGTCGGGGCGCTCTTGTCGTTGAGCGAAGACAGCTCGCTACGGATCGCCTTGCTCTGCCGCAGGGCAGAGTTATACTGCACGTTCTTTAGGGAAGACCGAGTCAGTCTGGGTCAGGGCAACTGCGCCGAGTGATGTCGAGACTCACCATCCTTGGAGCGCTTCGTTTGCCGGAGGCAATCGAGCGGGACTGTTTGCCGATCGTGCTGTAGACTTCAATTTTAAGGTTGAGAGCCTCACATGGAAAGGCCACCTACCTGCCTACTGCATGTGCCCAATGGTTGTTGTCGGGCTCGGAACATCCCAGTGGCCGCGACAGGGACCCAGCGCCTATATTTGGCTGCGGGTGCTTTGTGCATCCGCGCCTGGCGCCTGGCGCCAGCTGGGGTTACACGGTCGACCACGACAAGGGTTTTTTTGTTTATTACACAATGCCTTGGATCATGCACTCCGAGCTTTGATCCGATGGAGGCAGAGATTCGCTCAATGGAAAGTTTTCACGCGTTTAGTGCCTCCACGACGCTATTAAGCGCCTTTTCACCTTCTTTGCCGGTCGGAGGACCTCCCAGTTAGCGATGCTTCGGACACGATGGCTACGGAGTACCTCACCCCCTCCCATTCTTAACAAAGCGAAGCCTAAGAATCGCCGCAACGAACTCGGGTATGAAAAACACTGGCACGAGGGGGCCGGTCTCGTCCCAGAAGATACATGTCATTAAGACATGCCAATACTGTGACGTCTCGTGCTCCGTGTCGGAGTCATCACATCAAAGCGGTCTGCGGGTTCAATCCCGTTCGACTTctggtgctgcagcacaACGGTGTTTCATGAAAGCAGGTAGCATAGAGCAGAAATCCAATCCCACTCTGAAGTATCGACGTATTGATCCTATACAATGTCTCTGTGACATTTATATGGTTATCCATGATTTCGCCACAAGACTCGACATCGTTACACGGATATAGACTACCCTATAGCTCATAAGTCTCGTGGGGCTCTAGCGTAAATTTTGCCGCTTTCTCGACCGGAGCATTATCTTGACTCTGTGTACAATGAGGTCTGTGACCATCTTCTAGTCGAATCGGAGTATTCCCGTCATCATGTGCGCCCATTTCTCGCGTGGTTTGCTCTCTTTTACCAGGACGAAGACGGCTACGACCCTTCCTACGAGAGGTGTACAGCTACGAGTGTGAAGGAGAAGGCAGCATGACGCCCCTTTCAGTCTCGATAATGGTGGGCTCATTGAGCGGCTTCAGCATCGCGCTTTTGGCGTCAGTTGGCGTTGGGACATGCTTTATTCTTCTTTCTGTTGCGGCCTATCGGATGCTTCTGCACCCTCTCGCGAGCATACCAGGCCCCCGTCTAGCTGCGGTTTCAAGCTGTTGGCACGCCTATCATGTCAGGAACGGCCGTGTACGACTATTGGCACAGACCTTGCACGGTACTTATGGCGACTGTGTGAGAGTTGGGCCAAATGAAGTGTGGTTCAACAGCAAGGAAGCATTCGATCATATTTACAGTAAGTATCGATATCTCAGTGGCCTCAACAATGGCGAACGGGCTGACACTATGAAAGGTACTAGCAGAGGCTGTGAAAAGTCAGACTTCTATTGTAAGTCGCGAATCTCTCGGCTAGGACGAAAGGCCTTTGACATTCGCAGTGGCGACAAGATTGAGCAGACCTCAGATGGATTGGCACTTGCGCCTACACTTCCCGGACAACTTAGATCTGCTCTCCGAGCTCAACACGAGACGGTATCGCTTGCAGAGGCGGCTTATTGGTCGCACATATCATGCGTCGAACGTCGCGAAATACGATGCTGCAATCGACGAGGTGGTGAAGCGCGCTGTCACAAAGCTGGCTTCCCTGCAGGGAGAGGAACTTGACCTGAAGGAATGGATGCACATCATCGCTGTCGAGTGCCTCGGAGCCGCTGTTCTGTCCTGGTCGCCTGGGTTACTCAAAGTCGGCATCGACTGGGGCACGATTGTGCACAGTTACAGAGGGTGGAGGAGAAAGAGCGTCTTTGGCCTCTTCCCCATCATGACCAAGTTGGAGCTGTTGTCATCGGATATCGGCAGGGCCTTCGCCGCGCTCTGCGGCGTCACATACAAGACGCCTGCCAATTTCCGGCCTTTCTTTCCTGTTCGTACCTCTAGCGTCATGGCCCTTGACAAGAACTACCATTGACGAAGGCTAGGACGTATCAAGACGAGTATCGCGGCGAGTCAAGGCAGCACTGAGAGACAATCCGCCCAAAGATGCCAGGCAGGACCTTCTCGCGGACCTGATTCAGCTCCACAAGGACAAACCCGAGTTCAATGAGCTTTACCTCCGGAAAATGGCTGTGACCAACTTTGGTGCTGGCCACGAGACGATGGCGTCCACACTCACATCAATCCTTGCCATGATAGGATCACATCCCCACGTTCAGCGGCGAGTAGCCGACGAAGTCCGGCAGACATCAAAATCTGGGCCCCTTGACAACGTCGCCAAGATGGTGTATACGCGCGCCACCATCAAAGAGGCCATGCGTCTGTACCCCGTAATCTCCATGTCTCTTCCCCGCAGAGCGCCTGCGGGTGGACTGCAGgtgggccgccgctggtTCCCTCCGAACACGACGGTCGGGTGCAACCCCGTCGCCCTGCATCGCAACAGCTCCATATTCGGTAGCGATGCCGCGTGCTTTGACCCGGGGCGCTGGCTCGGCGCCCAGGCGGGGGACGACACGCGTCTCCGGGCGATGGACCGGTACAACCTTGGCTGGGG
Above is a genomic segment from Purpureocillium takamizusanense chromosome 2, complete sequence containing:
- a CDS encoding uncharacterized protein (EggNog:ENOG503P466~COG:S~TransMembrane:2 (i109-127o147-167i)), yielding MSYADVAASGPKQSPSEAAAPAPPEIIANESASTASLIDVDAPSVHTVPSDFLEQDVQTETQAARREREDAAAEAKAKADKARRDAAEKARRADSWLTAQFAKLSDGSAGALALANVAAVVGLSSYLGYRAWGLYEKGRLDWKTAGVGVGILAAVGAIESVFGGYLYKGRKKGGSS
- the MIA40 gene encoding Oxidoreductase (COG:S~BUSCO:EOG092651BA~EggNog:ENOG503P1RY), whose amino-acid sequence is MYRAAVRSASRQALGGMSRATGRVAPRRFASTASAADKPRSWKSSALRWGLAVGAVYYYNTSSVFADEATVQRTVPAPSAFAESDLPTVDAVIEEKRKQVKVKAENAAPPATQTTPEKASTEPQKQPDSEDAQSTAALEGGPAALEEEAGQEGAFNPETGEINWDCPCLGGMAHGPCGEEFKTAFSCFVYSNEEPKGMDCIEKFQGMQECFRKYPEVYGSELTDDPADEEAGSSAAPTEGDAAAVRDAHPEPATKVPESDTQHVPAVTAVDDAAPVWEDARAANDVVEKKHEEQASKEAQPEGQKKE
- the THI80 gene encoding Thiamine diphosphokinase (COG:H~EggNog:ENOG503P2EK), giving the protein MAAEAFEWHPAKLLLDHDSTSEFALLVLNQPLKNSASLRKLWKNASLRVAADGGANRLHELSSFQGKFSNLQAIIGDLDSLSPSVRDFYSSQPTPAEVVHITDQESTDFAKAVAWIRKARSDNLDIVALGGIGGRVDQGVSQLHHLYLLQPGPDYALGRLFLLSGSSLTFLLKAGKHLIRVREDGEDVAFGKHVGILPLQGPCAISTQGLEWDVTDWETQVGGKLSTSNHILPDTKCVEVQTSKDVLFTIALRQIEGEDVG
- the BOS1 gene encoding protein transport protein bos1 (COG:U~TransMembrane:1 (i222-242o)~EggNog:ENOG503NWAT) is translated as MNVQYNSALRQSKAIRSELSSLNDKSAPTPAEIGNVSASLASFTKTLDEYNHLARQEIVVKKQEEAFERVKRFRDDLSDFRAQIDGLKKAREDAQHQNNRTELLGRRPYNATPENPYANATTTTTNSAFQPRSNAYGSGHLTTGSADEMREAHALREQNFFANTHSALDDYIARGQAVLGDLGDQREMLKNTQKRLYSVANTLGVSGDTIRMVERRAREDKWIFFAGAIIFFLFCWLVLHYLR
- a CDS encoding uncharacterized protein (TransMembrane:1 (o6-33i)~EggNog:ENOG503Q4VR~COG:Q); translation: MTPLSVSIMVGSLSGFSIALLASVGVGTCFILLSVAAYRMLLHPLASIPGPRLAAVSSCWHAYHVRNGRVRLLAQTLHGTYGDCVRVGPNEVWFNSKEAFDHIYSTSRGCEKSDFYLATRLSRPQMDWHLRLHFPDNLDLLSELNTRRYRLQRRLIGRTYHASNVAKYDAAIDEVVKRAVTKLASLQGEELDLKEWMHIIAVECLGAAVLSWSPGLLKVGIDWGTIVHSYRGWRRKSVFGLFPIMTKLELLSSDIGRAFAALCGVTYKTPANFRPFFPDVSRRVSRRVKAALRDNPPKDARQDLLADLIQLHKDKPEFNELYLRKMAVTNFGAGHETMASTLTSILAMIGSHPHVQRRVADEVRQTSKSGPLDNVAKMVYTRATIKEAMRLYPVISMSLPRRAPAGGLQVGRRWFPPNTTVGCNPVALHRNSSIFGSDAACFDPGRWLGAQAGDDTRLRAMDRLIDGAPRERRLMKPAGKSFLDLTG